Genomic DNA from Thermus amyloliquefaciens:
CCCTACAACACCTACCGCTACCCCGGGCTTCCCCCAGGGCCCATCGGAAACCCGGGGCGGGCGGCCCTCCTGGCGGTGCTCAATCCCCTGCGCACCGATGCCCAGGGGCGGCCCTACCTGTACTTCTTCCACGCCAAGGGGAAGCTCTTCCTCAACACCACCTTTGAGGCCCACCTGGAGGGCCTACGCCGGCACCGCTACTCTTCCCCCTGACGCAAAAGCCGAAGCTGGGCGTAGGCGAAAAGAAGGGTGAGCACCAGGATCACCACGGTGACCGCGGCGGCATAGCCCAGGCGGAAGTTCTCAAACCCCGACTCGTAAAGGTAGTAGCCCAGCACCCGGGTGGCCCCGTAAGGCCCGCCCCGGGTAAGGAGGAAGACGGCCGAGTAGGACTGCAAGGAGAGGATGGTGCCCACCACCACCAAGAAGGCCACCGCCGGCCGCATGAGGGGAAGGACCACATGGCGGAAGGCTTCCCAAGGCCCAGCCCCATCCACATAGGCGGCTTCCAAAAGCGTTTTGGGGATGGCCTTAAGCCGGGCCGAGGCCACCAGCACCCCGTAGCCCAGGTGCCGCCAGAGGGTGAAGAGGACCACCATGGCCAGGGCCCAGAACCCCTCCCGGTCCCAGGGGGGGATGGGCAGGAACTGGGCCAGGGCCCCGTACTCCGGGGTGAAGAGGGTGTACCAGCTCAAGGTGGCCCCGCCCAGGGTGACCAGGCCCGGGAGGAAGAGGAGGCTTTTGGCGAAGCGCTCGTAAGGGGCCCCGTCCAGGGCCACCGCCAAGGCCAGGGAAAGCCCCACGAAGAGGGGCAGGGCCAGGAGCATGAACTTCAGGGTTACCCAGAGGCTTCCCCAAAAGGCGGGGTCCCGGAGGAGGTCCTGGTAGTTTTTGAGCCCCACCGGCTTGGGCTCGGATAGACCCGACCACTCCCAGGTGGAAAAGCGAAGGACGTCCAGGAAGGGGTAGAGGACGAAAACCCCCAGGGTGAGGAGGGCGGGCAGGGAGAAGAGGAAAAGGGGGAGGCGCTGCACGGGGCTACCAGAGGTAGAGGAGGCTTAGGAGAAAGGGGTAGCGGTCGGAAGCGGAAACCTCCAGGGCCAGGGGCTCGAGGTAAAGCCTAAAGCCCGCTCCCCAGGCCAGGTGGAACCCGTTTTGGTACCCCAGGCCCAGGGTGCCGGAAAGGGCCCCCCCGGGCACCTCCACGCTCACCACCGGCCCCAGGTGCGCCCCGAAGGGGTAGCGCAGGTCCAGGCCCAGCCCCACCGAGGTGTAGAGGTCCATGAGGACCAGGCCGGGGAAGAGGTTGGCCTTGAGGAGGGCGAAGACCTCGGGGTTCTGGGCAAGGAGGGCTTGGAGGTCTAGCCCCGTGTCGATCCCCAAGGGGCTAAAGGGCAAAAGGGCGCTTCCTTGCAGGTAGACCCCCTTGCCCGGGGCGTAGCCGAGGCCGAGGGTGTTTTCCGGGTAGGCGGGGGCCTGGGCCAGGGAGAGGCCCAAGGCCAAAGCCAGGAACGCCAGGGTGCGCTTCATATCCTCCCTATCCTAACAGCCAAGCCCCGAGGCCTGGGGGTTGCCGCAGGCCAGGGGTTCCGCTCGTGGCCAAGGGCTTTCTGGGGCTTTCCTCCTGGCGCACGCCGCCAGGGGGTATTTACTATGTTCGCATGGTGCCTTTTTCCATGGAACCCGGGATCGGGTTGCGCCCTACTCCAGAAACTCCCCTCCTCGTCCTTGTGGGCTTAACGGGGGTGGGGAAGAGCACCCTGGTGGAGGCTTTGGGTCTGCCCCGGCTCCCGGACCGGAGGGAACTCGTGGACCTTTACGTCCTACCCCGCTATGGGGCCAAGCCCCCCATCCCCCGGGAGGAGCGCTTCCGGCTCACCCGCCGTTTCCGGGAGGAGTTCCCGGGGGGGTGGCGGAGGTGCTGGCCCGGGGGTACGTGGCGCCCCACTCCCTCCTCCTCTTTGACGGCCTAAGGGGTGAGGCGGAGGTGGCCTACGCCCTGGAACACCTGCCCAAGGCGCTTTTCGTGGTCCTCCACGCCCGGGAGGCCACAAGGCTCAAGAGGCTCCTCGCCCGCCGGGACGCCTTTGACCGGGTGGAGCTTCGCCCGGAGGAGAGGGCGGAGCTTCAAGCCCTGGCCCAGGGGGTGTTGGCCCCGGAGGAGCTGGAGGAGGCTTTGGCCCTGGCGCCCCTGGAGGAGGTCCTGGCCAAGCTGAAGATCGTGGCCGAGGAGAAGCGGAACTACGATCCCCTGGGCCCCTTGCGCCTCCTCCAGGGCCACCCAAGGGCCCTCTTCTTGGATACGGAAAGGCTTTCCCCAGAGGAGGAGGTCTTGGCGGTGCGGGCCTTTTTGCGTGAGCAGGGCCTCTAAAATGGGCCCTATGGCGACCCTTAAGGACCTTCGCCTCATCCCCTTCCGTATCCCCCTGAAGGCCCCCTTGCGCTGGGGGAAGGCCTCGGAGCTGGGTGCCTTGGAGCACGCCCTCTTGGAGGTGGAGCTTTCCGATGGTTCCCTGGGCCGGGCGGAGGTGGCCATCCGCCCCACCATCTACGGGGAGACCCTAGGAAGCGTGCAGGCGGGGCTTGCGTACCTAAGGCCCAAGCTTTTGGGCCTCGAGGCCGACGACCAAGAGGCGATCCGGGCGGTTTTGGAGGGCTTTCCCTTCAACTATGCCCTTAAGGGGGCCCTGGACACGGCCATCTGGGAGGCCTGGGCCCGGAGCGAGGGGGAGGAGCTTTACCAGGTCCTGAAGCCCGCCAAGCACCGGGTGCGGGTGGCCTACATCCTGGGCCTGGGGCCGGAGGAGGAGGTGCTGGCGGATGCCCGCATGGCCTACGAGGCGGGGGTGCGGGTCTTCAAGGTGAAGGTGGGCCGGGACCTCGAGGGGGACACCAGGCGGATCGCCCGCCTCAAGGAGGCCTTCCCGGATGCCGAGCTCTACGCGGACGCCAACGAGGCCCTCTCCCCCAAGGACGCCGAGGGCTATTTGCGGGCCTGGAGAGAACTGGGCCTCCTCTACGTGGAGGAACCCTTGCCCACCGAGGAGGTGGAGGCCAGGAGGAGGCTACGGGAGAAGAAAATCCTCCCCCTCATCGCCGACGACTCGGCCATGACCCCGAAGGACCTGCGCCGGGAACTCCTTCTGGACACCTTTGACATCCTGAACCTCAAGCCCGCCCGCACCGGCATCACCTGGACCCTGGAGATGCTCGCCCTGGCCCGGGAGAAGGGGAAGCGGGCCATGGTGGGAAGCCAGGCGCAAAGCGCCTTCGGCGCCTACCAGTCGGCCCTCTTGGCTTTCCAGCAGGGGGTGACCGAGCCCAACGAGCTGGCCTTCCACCTCAAGGCCGAGGGGGGGTTTTTCTCCTTCCCCGCCTTCCGCGAGGGCTGGCTCTACTTTGAGGACCTGGTGGAGGGCCGGTGGGACGAGGAGGCGTTTCGGCGGTATGCCTTAGAGTAAATCCACGATCTGCTGGAAATCCCGTAGGGCCTCTAGAGCCCCCGCCTCCAGGAGCGCCTCCTTCCCGTGCCCCGTCAATAGGGCGTAGGTGGGTATCCCCGCCCCCACGGCGCTCCTTACCCCGGAGGGGGAGTCCTCAAAGGCCAGGGCCTCCCCCGGTTCAATCCCCAGCCGCTCCAGGGCCACCCGGTAGGGCAGGGGGTCGGGCTTGCCCCGGCCCACCTCCTCCGCCAGGACCAAGAGGGGCGGGTTCAGCCCCAGGGCCCTAAGCACGTGCAGGGCGTTTTCCCTGGGGGCGTTGGTCACCACGCCCCAGGTGAGGCCCTGGGCCTCGGCCTTCGCCAAGAGCCCGTGGAGCCCCGGGGTGGGTTTCAGGTCCTGGGCCAACTCCCGGAAACGGGCCTCCTTGGCCTCAATGAGCCGCTGGGCCGCCTCGCCCTCCAGGCCCAGGAGGTCCTGCACGATGTCCGGGTTCAGCCTGCCCGAGATGCGCTTGCGGTAGAAGGCCTCGTCCACCTGGAGGCCCCAGGGCGCCAGGGCTTCCCGCCAGGCCTGGAGGTGCAGGGGGTCGGTGTCGGCCAGGGTGCCGTCCAGGTCAAAGAGCAAGGCCTTAAGCATGGGCCACCCTCCCTTCCAGGCCGGAGATCAAAAGGTAAAGGGCCAGGGCCAGGAAGAGGAGCCCATAGGGAATCCCCGCCGTGGGCAGGAGGGCGAAGAGGGCAGGGATCAGGGTGCTTCCCGTGGCCCCCGCATAGAGCAACCCGCCCAGGGCCCGGTGGCCGTATTGGGCCTGCACCAAGGCGAAAAGGGTGGAGAAAAGGGGGCCCAGGAAGAAGCCCACCAGGGGAAAGAGGAGGGCTGCGGGGGGGAGGAGGTTGAGGGCGAGGAGGGCCAGGACGCCCAGGAGCAGGTTTCTTAAGGAAGCCAAGGGGCTTCCCGCCACCCGTCTGGCCAAAAGGAGGCGGCCCAGGGCCAGGAAGAGCCAGTACAGGGAAAGGAGGAGGCCGCCCAGGGCCGTGGAGTGGCCTAGCCCCTCCAGCCAGACCCGGTTCCAGGCGGCCAGGGCTCCCTCCAGGCCCGTGTAGACCGCCACCGCCAGGAGAAAGGGCCAAAGCCTTTTCCCGCCTTCCCGAGGGGCTTGCTTGACCGCTGGCGCCCGCCAGAGGAGGAGGGCCCCCACCCAGGCCAGGAGGCCCGCCAAGCCGAGCACGCCGGCATAGGGCAGTAGGGTGAGGGCAAAGGGGGTGAAGACCGCCCCTAGGCCGAAGGCCACGTTCACCCGGTTCAGGAGTTCCACCCGCTTCCCGGGGTCAAGCTCCCCCACCAGGCTGTTGCCGTGGACGTTCATCACCCCTTCCCCAAGCCCCAGGAGGAAGGCCAGGGCCACCACCAGGGTAAAGGAAGGGGCCAGGGCCACCCCCCATAGGGCCAGGCCCACCAGCCCCAAGGCGGCGGGAAGAAGGGGGTGGCGCCTCTCCCCCTGGGCCAGGCGGACCCCCAGGAGGAGGCCCAGGAGAAGGGCGGTAAAGAACCAGGAAACCTCCTCGCCCACTCCGTGGCGTTCCCGCCACTCGGGCAAGGCTGCCCCCGGCAGGGCCACGATCACCCCCACCAGAAAGAGCGCCAGGAAGGAGCCCCAGAAAAGGCGCACGTCCGCCATTCTCCCCCTTCCTGACCCTGTGGTCAATAATGGGAGGCATGGAGGCGGCCCTGGAAAAAGCCCTGGCGGGTGAGGGGTATTTCGCCTTCCCCGGCGTGCTCCTGGTGCGGGGGCCCGACGCCTTTTCCTTTCTCCAGGGCCAGGCCACCCGGGACCTGCGGCGGCTTTCCCCACCGGCGGGGACCCTTTTCCTCAACCACCGGGGCCAGATCGAGGAGGCGGCCACGGTGTTTTTGCACCCGGAAGGCTTTCTCCTGGCCCCCTGGGGTACCTTGGAGGGCCTAAGGGCCCGGCTTCGGCGCTACATCGTCTTTGACCAGGTGGAGCTGGTGGAGCTTCCTCTTTACCGCCTGCTCCACGCGGACGGGCGGGAGGAGGTGGCCCAAAGCGGGGAGGGGGCCCATCCGGCGGGGCTTTACCCCCTTTACGCCCTGCTTAAGGGCCTTCCCCTCCTCGCCGACATCCGGGGCGAGCTTCCCCAGAGCGTGGGGCTTCTCCACCTGGTGGACTACGGCAAGGGGTGCTACGTGGGCCAGGAGATCATGGCCCGCCTCGAGGGGAAGGAGGTGCACCACCGCCCCGTGGGCCTGAGGGGGCTTGCCCCTTCCCAAGGGGCCCCCTTTGACCTCCTGCTGGAGGGGCGGAAGGTGGGGGAGGCCAAGCGGGTGGTGGAAACCCCCTGGGGGGTCCTGGGCTTTGCCGTGGTGCGCCAGGAGGTGCCCCTGAAGGCGGTTCTGGAAGGAGGGGGAGGGCGTTTCCAGGTGGAGGCCTGGCCCTTTGAGGAGGCGGCATGGAGCGGGCGGAGATCATCGGGGTAGGCACGGAGCTCATCTACGGGGAGACCCTGGACACCAACACGGCGGAGATCGCCAGGAGCCTCGAGGGCTACGCCCTCAAGGTGGAAAGGACCCTTAGGGTGGTGGACGAACCCCTCCCCCTGGCCCGGGAGGTGGGCCAGGCCTGGGAGCGGGCCAGGCTGGTGGTGCTTTCCGGGGGCCTGGGCCCCACCCCCGACGACGTGACCCGGGAGGCGGTGGCCGAGGCCTTGGGGGAGCCCTTGGTGTTGGACGAGGCCATGCTTTTGGAGATCGAGGCCCTCTTCCGGGCCCGGGGGCGGCCCATGCCCGAGGCGAATCGCAAGCAGGCCCTGAAGATCCCCTCGGCCATCTGGCTTAAGAACCCCTGGGGCACCGCCCCCGGCTGGTGGGTGCGCAAGGAGGGCAAGGACCTGATCCTCCTGCCCGGGCCTCCCCCTGAGTGGCGGCCCATGTGGCAAGAGGTCTTGCCCCGGCTGAACCTCCCCCGCCGCCCCTACGCCAAGCGGGTCCTGAAGACCTGGGGCATAGGGGAGTCGGAGATTGTGGAGAGGCTCGGGGAGCTTTTTCGGCGGGACAAGGAGGTGGAGGTGGGCACCTACCCCAAGCTCCAGGGGGTGGAGGTGGTGGTGCGGGGCCGGGAGGACCTGGTGGCGGACCTATCGGAGAAGGTCAAGAAGCGCCTTTTGAAGGAGGTCTGGGGTGAAGGGGAGCTCACCCTGGCCGAGGCGGTGAAGCGCCGCCTGGAGCGGGAGGGCGCCACCCTCTCCACCATGGAAAGCCTCACCGGGGGGCTTCTGGGGGCGGAGATCACCCGGGTGCCGGGGGCGAGCCGGTTCTACCTGGGCGGCGTGGTATCCTATTCCCTAGGGGCCAAGGCCCGCTTCGGTGTGCCGGAGGAACTCCTCGCCAAGACGGTTTCCGCCGAGACGGCCAAGGCCATGGCGGAGGCCGCCCGGGTGCTTTTCGGTTCCACCTATGCCCTTTCCACCACGGGGGTGGCGGGGCCGGACCCCTTGGAGGGCGAACCCGTGGGCACGGTCTTCGTGGCCCTGGCGGGGCCTAAGGGGACGGAGGTGCGCCGCTACCGCTTTCCCGGGGACCGCGAGGCGGTGCGGCTGCGAAGCGTGTATGCCGCCTTGGCCTTACTCCTAACATGAGGCTCTTCTACGCGATTTTTCTTCCTGAAGAGGTGAAGCGGGCCTTGGTGGAGGCTCAGGAGCGGGTGGCCCGCTACAAGGGGTGGAGGGAGGTGGCGCCCCACCACCTCCACGTCACCCTTCTCTTCCTGGGGGAAAGGCCGGAGGAGGACCTGGCGGATCTCCGGGCCTTGGGCCACCGCCTGGGGCGGCTTCACCCCCCCTTTACCGCCCGCATCCGGGGCACCGGCTACTTCCCCAACGAGGGCACCCCCCGGGTGTGGTTCGCCAAGGCGGAGGGAGAGGGGTTTGCCCTGTTGGCGGAAGGGCTTCGGGAAGGGGTGCGGGAGCTGCTGGGGGAGGAGGCGCTTTTGGCGGGCGGCGATAAGCCCTTCAAGCCCCACATCACCCTGGCCCGGCGCAAGGCCCCGGCTCCCCGGGTGCCCCCGGTGGTCTTTGGCTTGGAATGGCCGGTGACGGAGTTTGCCCTGGTCCGCTCGGAGCTTAAGCCCAAGGGGCCCGTCTATACCATTTTGGAGAAGTTCCCTTTGCGAGGTGACCATGGACGAGAACAAGAGGAAAGCGCTGGAAAACGCACTCAAGACCATTGAGAAGGAGTTCGGCAAGGGCGCGGTGATGCGCCTGGGGGAGATGCCCAAGCTGCAGGTGGACGTGATCCCCACGGGCTCCTTGGGCCTGGACCTGGCCTTGGGGATCGGGGGCATTCCCCGGGGAAGGGTCATTGAGATCTACGGCCCCGAGTCCGGGGGGAAGACCACCTTGGCCCTCACCATCATCGCCCAGGCACAAAAGCAAGGGGGGGTGGCCGCCTTCGTGGATGCGGAGCACGCCCTGGACCCGCTTTACGCCCAGAAGCTGGGGGTCAAGGTGGAGGACCTCCTGGTCTCCCAGCCCGACACCGGGGAGCAGGCCCTGGAGATCGTGGAGCTTTTGGCCCGCTCGGGGGCGGTGGACGTGATCGTGGTGGACTCGGTGGCCGCCTTGGTGCCCAAGGCGGAGATCGAGGGGGAGATGGGGGACCAGCACGTGGGCTTGCAGGCCCGGCTCATGAGCCAGGCCCTCCGGAAGCTCACCGCGGTCCTCTCCAAGAGCAACACCGCCGCCATCTTCATCAACCAGGTGCGGGAGAAGGTGGGGGTGATGTACGGAAACTCCGAGACCACCCCGGGCGGCCGGGCCCTCAGGTTCTACGCCAGCGTGCGCCTGGACGTGCGCAAAAGCGGCCAGCCCATCAAGGTGGGGAATGAGGCGGTGGGGATCAAGGTCAAGGTGAAGGTGGTGAAGAACAAGCTGGCCCCACCCTTCCGCGAGGCGGAGCTGGAGATCTACTTCGGCAAGGGCCTGGACCCGGTGATGGACCTGGTGAACGTGGCCGTGGCGGCGAACGTCATCGAGAAGGCGGGAAGCTGGTTTTCCTACGGGGAGACCCGCCTGGGCCAGGGGAAGGAGAAGGCGGCGGAGTACCTCAGGGAGCGTCCCGAGCTTCTGGAGGAGATCCGGGCCAAGGTGCTGGAGAGGGCCCACGAGGTGGTGCTCGCGGGAAGCGAGGAGGGGGAGGAGTAGATGACCCTGACCCTTTTGGACCTGGGGCTTCTCCTCCTGGTCTTGGTCCTGGCGGGGGCCCTGTTTCTTAGGCGCAAGGGGGAGGACCGGACCGGGGAGGAGGCCAAAAGGCTCCTGGAGGCCGCCAGGGAGGAGGCCAGGGAGGCCCTCGAGGCGGCCCGCAAGGAGGCCAAGGAGATCCTGGAGGCCGCCCGGGCCGAGGCCCGGGCCCTGCGCCAGGAGGCCGAGGAGCGGGCCAAGGCCTTGCGCCAGGAGCTGGAGACGGAGCTGAAGCGCCGTTCGGAGGCCTTGGAGGCGGAGGCCAAGAGGCGTTTGCAGGAGGCGGAGGAGCGCCTAAGGGGCGAGCGGGAGGAGCTTAAGGCCGAGCGGGAGAGGCTTAGGGCCTTGCAGGAGGAACTTAAGGCGGAAAGGGAGCGCCTCAAGGGGGAGCGGGAGGAGCTCAGGCGGGAGGCGGAAAGGCTTTCCAAGCGGGGTGAGGCCCTGGACGCCCGGGCCCTCAAGCTGGATGCCTTGGAGGAGGCCCTTTCCAAGCGGGAGGAGGCGCTTAGGGCGCAGGAGGCCCTTCTGCAGGAGAAGGAGCGGGAGGCGGAAAGGAGGCTTTACGAGGTGGCGGGCCTCTCCCCGGAGGAGGCCCGGCGCCTCATCCTGGAGAGGCTGGACCGGGAGCTGGAGGAGGAAAAGGCCCAAAGGGTGCGGGCGGCCTTGGAGAGGGTGCGCCTCGAGGCCCGCAAGGAGGCCCAGAAGATCCTGGCCCAGGCCATGCAGCGCCAGGCCTCGGAGACGGCGGCGCAGCTTGCGGTTTCCGTGGTGCCCATCCCCTCGGATGCCATGAAGGGCAGGATCATTGGGCGGGAGGGGCGGAACATCCGCACCTTTGAGGCTTTGACGGGGGTGGACCTGATCATCGACGACACCCCGGAGGCGGTCTTGCTTTCCTCCTTCAACCCCGTGCGCCGGGAGATCGCCCGCATGGCCCTGGAGGAGCTCCTCAAGGATGGGCGCATCCACCCAAGCCGCATCGAGGAGGTGGTGGAGAAGGCCAAGCAGGAGATGAAGACCTTCATCTACGAGCGGGGGGAGGAGGCGGCCCTCGAGGCGGGGGTGGTGGGCTTAAAGCCCGGCCTCATCCAGCTCTTGGGGCGGCTCCACTTCCGCTCCAGCTACGGCCAGAACGTGCTGAAGCACTCGGTGCAGGTGGCCCACCTCGCGGGGATCATGGCGGCGGAGCTGGGGCTGGATGCCGCCTTGGCCCGGCGGGCGGGGCTTTTGCACGACATCGGCAAGAGCGTGGACCGGGAGGTGGAGGGAAGCCACGTGGAGATCGGCATCGCCCTGGCCCGCCGCTTCGGGGAACCCGCAGAGGTTTTGGACGGCATCGCCCACCACCACGACCCCGAGAACGCGGAAACCGTGTATGCCGTTTTGGTGGCGGCCGCCGATGCCCTTTCCGCCGCCCGGCCCGGGGCCAGGCGGGAGAGCTTGGAGGAGTACCTGCAGCGCCTCGAGGCCCTGGAGCGCATCGCCCTTTCCTTCCCTGGGGTGGAGACGGCCTTTGCCGTGCAGGCGGGAAGGGAGGTGCGGGTCATCGTCAAGCCCGACAAGATCACCGACGCCAAGGCCACCCTCCTGGCCCGGGAGATCGCAAGCCGCATCGAGCGGGAGATGAACTACCCCGGCCAGGTGCAGGTGACGGTGGTGCGGGAGACCCGGGCGGTGGAGTACGCTAAGTGACATGGTCTGGCGTGGGCGCATCAGCCCGGACCCGGAGGTCATGGGGGGCGAGGTATGCCCTTTCCTGTGGCCACGCTCCGGCAACCCTTCAAGCGCCAGACCCCGAGCAAGGGTTTTCGCACCTGGAGGCCGCCCTTGGATTTCGCCTTTTATCTCGCGGAGGGGCGGGTGTCCTTTGAAAGCAGGTGCTGGCGGGGGTAGAGGACCAGGGGGTCCGCTACCGGGTTCTTCCTGAGTAGAATGGGGCGATATGCTGAGGGGCGAGGACATCGGGATCGATCTGGGGACGGCCAGCGTCCTCATCTACGTGCGGGGGAAGGGCATTGTCCTGCGCGAGCCCTCCGTGATCGCGGTGGTGCAGGGGAAGCGGGAGGTGAAGGCGGTGGGGGCCGAGGCCTACCGCATGCTGGGGCGCACCCCGGGGAACATCGTGGCGGTGCGGCCCCTTAAGGATGGGGTGATCGCCGACTACGCCCTCACGGAGCGCATGCTCCTCCTCTTCCTGCAAAAGGTGCTTTCCCCCATGAGCCGCTTCTTCCGTCCCCGGGTCATGGTGGGGGTACCCTCCGGGGTCACGGACGTGGAGCGGCGGGCGGTGGTGCAGGCGGTTTCCGCCATGGCCCACAAGGTCTACCTCATCGAGGAGCCCTTGGCGGCGGCCATCGGGGCGGGGATCAACGTGGCCGAACCCACGGGCAGCATGGTGGTGGACATCGGGGGAGGCTCCACGGACATCGCCGTCATCTCCCTGGGGGGCATCGTGCGCTCGGAGAGCCTGCGCATCGCCGGCAACGAGATGGACCAGGCCATCATCCGCTACGTGCGGCAAAAGTACAACCTCCTCATCGGGGAACGCACCGCCGAGGAGCTCAAGATCCAGCTGGGCCGGGCCAAGCTCCTGCCGGGGGAGGAGAAAGAGGTGGCCGAGGTGCGGGGCCGGGACCTGATCACCGGCCTCCCCCGCACCGCGGAGATCCCCGCCGAGGACGTGGCCGAGGCCCTGAAAGAGCCCCTGGAGAAAATCTTCCAAGGGGTGAAGGGGGTCTTGGAGACCACCCCCCCCGAGCTGGCCTCGGACATCTACGAGCGCGGCATCCTCCTCACCGGGGGCGGGGCCCTGCTTAAAAACCTAGACGTGGCCCTGCAGGAGGCCACGGGGGTGCCGGTGGTGGTGGCGGAGAACCCCATTGAGGCGGTGGCCTTGGGCACGGGGCGGGCCCTGGAGATGCTCCACGTGCTGGAGGACACCATCCTTTCCTCCGACGACGTGCTGAAGAGGTAAGGCGGTGGAGATCACCGAGATTCTCAGCCTTCTGCCCCACCGGTATCCCTTTCTCCTGGTGGACCGGGTTCTTCACGCCGATGAAAGGTCCTTCCGGGCCTTGAAGAACGTCACCTTCAACGAGCCCCATTTCCAGGGGCACTTCCCCGGCTACCCCATCATGCCGGGGGTGCTGATCCTGGAGGCCATGGCCCAGGCGGCGGTGGGCACCATCGCCCGGCAGCCCGGCTTCAAGCCGGGGGGCTTGGTGTTCCTGGTGGGGGTGGAGGAGGCCCGCTTCAAAAAGCCCGTGGTGCCAGGGGACACCCTGATCCTGGAGGGGGAGCTTCTCCTCTTCCGCCGGGGCCTGGGCAAGGTGGCGGTCAGGGCCCTGGTGGAGGGGGAGGAAAGGGCCAGCGCCACCCTGAGCTTTGCGGTGCGGGGGGGCTAGATGGCGGACCTGGCCTCCTACCTCAAGCGGGCCCGGGGTGGGCGGGTGGTGCAGACGGGGTTTTTGGACCTCGAGGCCCAGGCCCTCTTGGAGGCGGCCGCCCGGGCCGAGGGGCTCAAGGTGGCCTTCTTCGGGGGCTTTCCCCTGGCGGAGCGCAAGGTGGCCGTGCTCTACCCCCCGGAGATCCCTGCCGTGCACGACCCCGTGGAGGTGGCCTTCCTGGAGAAGGAGCCCCCGGACCTGGGGGAGGCCATGGGGGACCTGGAGGTGTGGGAGGGGGGGTTTCTGGTGGCCCTCCTGCCCCAGGGGAGGAAGGCCCTCCAGGAGGCGGGCTTTGCCCTTCTTCCCCCGCCCGAGGGGGCCCTAAGGGCCAGGGGCGAGCGGGTGCGCACCCTGGTGGTGCCCTCCTTAAGGGTGGACGCGGTGGGGGCCAAGGGGTTCGGGGTCTCCCGCAACTACTTCGCCCAAGGGGTGAGGGCGGGGAAGGTGCGGCTAAGGGGCAAGGTGGCCTCCCCCAAGGACGAGATGGCCCCCGGGGACACCCTTTTGGCGGAGGGTTTGGGGAGCCTGAGGCTCTTGGAGGTGCTTGGCGAAACCAGGCGGGGAAACTATAAAATCAAGGTGGAGGTGGAACGGTAGGAGCGAAGGGCCAGGGTTGCGGGTAGGCTTGACGGCTTAAGGGATTGCCCTAT
This window encodes:
- a CDS encoding rod shape-determining protein, with translation MLRGEDIGIDLGTASVLIYVRGKGIVLREPSVIAVVQGKREVKAVGAEAYRMLGRTPGNIVAVRPLKDGVIADYALTERMLLLFLQKVLSPMSRFFRPRVMVGVPSGVTDVERRAVVQAVSAMAHKVYLIEEPLAAAIGAGINVAEPTGSMVVDIGGGSTDIAVISLGGIVRSESLRIAGNEMDQAIIRYVRQKYNLLIGERTAEELKIQLGRAKLLPGEEKEVAEVRGRDLITGLPRTAEIPAEDVAEALKEPLEKIFQGVKGVLETTPPELASDIYERGILLTGGGALLKNLDVALQEATGVPVVVAENPIEAVALGTGRALEMLHVLEDTILSSDDVLKR
- the rny gene encoding ribonuclease Y, translating into MTLLDLGLLLLVLVLAGALFLRRKGEDRTGEEAKRLLEAAREEAREALEAARKEAKEILEAARAEARALRQEAEERAKALRQELETELKRRSEALEAEAKRRLQEAEERLRGEREELKAERERLRALQEELKAERERLKGEREELRREAERLSKRGEALDARALKLDALEEALSKREEALRAQEALLQEKEREAERRLYEVAGLSPEEARRLILERLDRELEEEKAQRVRAALERVRLEARKEAQKILAQAMQRQASETAAQLAVSVVPIPSDAMKGRIIGREGRNIRTFEALTGVDLIIDDTPEAVLLSSFNPVRREIARMALEELLKDGRIHPSRIEEVVEKAKQEMKTFIYERGEEAALEAGVVGLKPGLIQLLGRLHFRSSYGQNVLKHSVQVAHLAGIMAAELGLDAALARRAGLLHDIGKSVDREVEGSHVEIGIALARRFGEPAEVLDGIAHHHDPENAETVYAVLVAAADALSAARPGARRESLEEYLQRLEALERIALSFPGVETAFAVQAGREVRVIVKPDKITDAKATLLAREIASRIEREMNYPGQVQVTVVRETRAVEYAK
- the fabZ gene encoding 3-hydroxyacyl-ACP dehydratase FabZ, which encodes MEITEILSLLPHRYPFLLVDRVLHADERSFRALKNVTFNEPHFQGHFPGYPIMPGVLILEAMAQAAVGTIARQPGFKPGGLVFLVGVEEARFKKPVVPGDTLILEGELLLFRRGLGKVAVRALVEGEERASATLSFAVRGG
- a CDS encoding RNA-binding protein, with the protein product MADLASYLKRARGGRVVQTGFLDLEAQALLEAAARAEGLKVAFFGGFPLAERKVAVLYPPEIPAVHDPVEVAFLEKEPPDLGEAMGDLEVWEGGFLVALLPQGRKALQEAGFALLPPPEGALRARGERVRTLVVPSLRVDAVGAKGFGVSRNYFAQGVRAGKVRLRGKVASPKDEMAPGDTLLAEGLGSLRLLEVLGETRRGNYKIKVEVER